In the genome of Acidimicrobiia bacterium, one region contains:
- a CDS encoding ferredoxin produces the protein MKVWIDQDLCTGDGLCEEIAPDVFVLLDDGLAYVREGDRIFAASKGNPEGAQGMAEVPSGQEDSVVEAAEECPGECIFIEP, from the coding sequence ATGAAGGTTTGGATCGATCAGGACCTCTGCACCGGTGACGGCCTCTGTGAGGAGATCGCACCGGATGTGTTCGTGCTCCTCGACGACGGCCTCGCCTACGTGCGCGAGGGAGACCGCATCTTCGCCGCTTCCAAGGGCAACCCAGAAGGCGCCCAGGGAATGGCCGAGGTGCCGTCGGGCCAGGAGGACAGCGTCGTCGAAGCCGCTGAGGAGTGCCCTGGCGAGTGCATCTTCATCGAGCCCTGA